CAAGAAGCATCTCTTCTTCACATCCATAGCTTAGCTAGCTTCCGGAAGCATTCTCCTTTCTTTCTTCACCTCCATAGCTCAGCTTGCCACCCTGGAAACCCATTTACCCTCCCGCGCAAATATCCCTAAACCTTTCCTCCTCACCTATGCACGACTCCATGGATGTACGTAGCTTGCAAGCTAAGCTACACCTCTTCCTACCTACACGTATGCATGCATGGTCGGCCCGGCCGGGTTAATTCCATACAGCAATCTCCTCCTTCCACCTCTCTCCTCACAGCACCCAAGCTTCGAATCGACCATCGCCATGCCAACACCTTCATATATATACACGGCGTATCATGAACCTTCCCATCTCATCTCACCTCTCGATCATCTAAGCACCACCACCAAGGCACCAACCAACGACAGAGCTCTTGCCTACGCTTCCTCATGGCGGCCACCGGCACCAAGCAGCAGCAGCCGACGGCAAcgccggtggcgacggtggtggacCCCAAGTTCGAGTGGGCAGAGAAGGAGGACAGCTACGTGCTCCGCCTCACCCTGACGGGCTTCAGGAAGGAGGACTTCCGGGTGCAGGTGGACGGCACCGGGAAGCTCACCGTGCGAGGGGCGACCAGGCCGGGCGCCGGCGGGCCTGGCTCCGCCCTCTACAGGGTCTTCCAGCTGCCCGCAACAGCCAGCCTCGAGGACATCGCTGGCCGCTTCGAGGCCGGCGTGCTCACGCTCACCGTGCCCAAGCTCGCCTCTTCCGGTGCCGGTGTGGCCAAGGAGGAGAGACTCAGCGACACCGTCCAGAAAAAGGAAGCCACCGATGGAGCCGTGAAGGAGAGCACGCTCAGCCGGACGACTCGGCAGGTCGCCGAGCGCGTTCAGCGCATGGAAGAGGAGGCCAACAGACGCAAGCAAGAGGAAGAGAAGAAGCCAGCGCCGGCGGCGAAGAAGGACCAGCACCCGAGGCCCAAGGCTCCTCaagcggcggcagcagctgcggcGACACCCGAGAAGCAAGAGCCTGCCATCGGCGAGAAGGACAAGGCGGCAGTTGACCGGGAGAGCCTGGAGGACAGGGTTAGGCTGTGCGGCGACGGTGAAGAAGTGAGGGCCAAGGCAGCTGCCACGCCGACAGCCATGGACGCGAAAGCGGAGCAcgagaagaaggcggcggcggcgacatgcaCCGCCTGGAAGGAGCGCATTGTAGGGGAGCTGAAGGGTCTGACAGACATGAAGTGGGCGGACAACACATTGGAGATTGCGAGGAAGAACAAGGAGGTGGTCGCCGTCGGCGTCGCCGCCTTCTCGCTCGGCTTCTTCGTCTCCCAGCGGCTCTTCGGTAAGTGAGCAGCAATGCGTACCAAGGACGACCATCTCACATACATACACCAACAGTGGGTACGTAATATGTACAGGCTATTGTTGTGTTAGTAAAATGTACATTGACTCAACAACCATGTAAGATATCTGTGGAATCAATCAAAGTGTGTACATTCAGACAACAGACATGGAGTCAATCATCATATCTGGTCCTATACGACCATGAATTATATGATATTGACTCAAGAGCATATAGTACAAAATATATGATGAAAATCCTAACTTCATCCGTCCGTCCCTtcatggaggcgccgtcttgggaggctTGGGTGCTCGGGGAAGAGTTGCTGTGGGTGAAGGGCTCCGCGTGTCAGCTCCAGTAGCGACAATGGTGTGGAGGTTGGGAGGAAGAGTGGCGTTCTATCCACGGCGTCAGATGCGTCTGGtaagagatgtcaagtcatgcctgaccgacaggtgctacgttgtgtcatgcctggtcggcaggtgctacgcacgacagatcttccagagtCTCCGCGTTGGGATAGACGAGCGCAGGGCGGTGGAGTCATTGCGCGTTGTGGTGGCGTCGAAGGATGGCCGGACTAGCAAGGATGATGCGGATATCTCTAAATATGGGACAACGgttcgatgatgatggcggcttctAAAACGTATGCATGTGGTGTATACTTTAGGTCTGCTGCACCAGTTGTTTGTTACGATACATTATATGGATAGATCGGGGACGACATCGGTTATAGATAaggggagtgagagcactccacattatcaagtttgtaggtgtgagtgatggtttcgggtggcttgatgtatgttcttgtcagACCCTCAGAGAATAACTAATAAAATGGCTACATGCATCGATTGATGTATATGCCGGAGGTTTAacttccttttcaaaaaaaaatccgttCGTCCCTCATCTCTACAACTCCCTATGCGTGCCCCACTCCAGAGTCCAGACTTCAGTCTATCGTCCCAGTATCCGCATGATGTGATATGGCACGGTGG
This DNA window, taken from Triticum aestivum cultivar Chinese Spring chromosome 1D, IWGSC CS RefSeq v2.1, whole genome shotgun sequence, encodes the following:
- the LOC123178983 gene encoding uncharacterized abhydrolase domain-containing protein DDB_G0269086-like, producing the protein MAATGTKQQQPTATPVATVVDPKFEWAEKEDSYVLRLTLTGFRKEDFRVQVDGTGKLTVRGATRPGAGGPGSALYRVFQLPATASLEDIAGRFEAGVLTLTVPKLASSGAGVAKEERLSDTVQKKEATDGAVKESTLSRTTRQVAERVQRMEEEANRRKQEEEKKPAPAAKKDQHPRPKAPQAAAAAAATPEKQEPAIGEKDKAAVDRESLEDRVRLCGDGEEVRAKAAATPTAMDAKAEHEKKAAAATCTAWKERIVGELKGLTDMKWADNTLEIARKNKEVVAVGVAAFSLGFFVSQRLFGK